One Eublepharis macularius isolate TG4126 chromosome 6, MPM_Emac_v1.0, whole genome shotgun sequence DNA segment encodes these proteins:
- the B3GALNT1 gene encoding UDP-GalNAc:beta-1,3-N-acetylgalactosaminyltransferase 1: MSLIYLKRIFWSVSVISAILMIWYVAVPSHTVIEHINWIHFYEYELVYKQKFVFMLRERIKCEESNPFLVILVTSVPMDVEARQAIRITWGSQKSWWGNQVQILFLLGQGRERDNSLTLSVEDESILYGDIIRQDFLDTYDNLTLKTIMAFRWVAEFCSNTQYVMKTDSDVFINTGNLVKFLLKSNALENFITGYPLINNPTYRGLYKKRFISYDEYPFNVYPPYCSGFGYILNSRLACRVYEMMNHVKPIKFEDVYVGICLSILGVSVYIPEDVELFFLYRINFDICKYKHLVAVHGISPHEMIRFWQEIMKETSVPCH, encoded by the coding sequence ATGTCCCTGATATACTTGAAAAGGATTTTTTGGAGTGTGTCTGTTATCTCTGCCATATTAATGATATGGTATGTGGCAGTCCCCTCCCACACTGTTATAGAACATATAAACTGGATACATTTCTACGAGTACGAACTGGTCTACAAGCAGAAATTTGTCTTCATGCTACGTGAGCGAATAAAATGTGAAGAGAGCAACCCATTCCTGGTTATTTTGGTGACTTCAGTGCCTATGGATGTGGAGGCGAGACAAGCCATTAGGATAACGTGGGGCTCTCAGAAATCCTGGTGGGGCAACCAGGTTCAGATACTGTTTTTACTGggccaaggaagagaaagagacaaTAGTTTAACCTTATCAGTCGAAGATGAAAGCATTCTCTATGGAGACATAATCCGTCAAGACTTCCTTGACACTTATGACAACCTTACCTTGAAAACTATCATGGCCTTCAGATGGGTGGCTGAGTTTTGTTCTAATACTCAGTATGTTATGAAAACTGATTCTGATGTTTTCATCAACACTGGCAACTTAGTGAAATTCCTTCTGAAATCAAATGCTTTGGAAAACTTCATTACTGGATATCCCTTAATTAATAATCCCACTTACAGAGGACTTTACAAGAAACGATTTATTTCTTACGATGAGTATCCATTTAATGTTTATCCTCCATACTGTAGTGGATTTGGTTATATCCTTAATTCCAGACTGGCTTGCAGGGTTTATGAAATGATGAATCATGTCAAACCCATCAAGTTTGAAGATGTTTATGTTGGGATTTGTTTAAGTATTCTTGGTGTGAGTGTCTACATTCCAGAAGATGTAGAACTTTTCTTTTTATATCGCATTAACTTTGATATCTGTAAATACAAGCACTTGGTTGCAGTACATGGCATCTCTCCTCATGAAATGATTAGGTTTTGGCAAGAAATAATGAAAGAGACTTCAGTTCCTTGCCACTGA